A single genomic interval of Oryza sativa Japonica Group chromosome 7, ASM3414082v1 harbors:
- the LOC4343852 gene encoding protein EGG APPARATUS-1 codes for MVGVSEFVGGLLNSAKSAVAAVASTVAAAAKPGLAAGVGFVKEQGVGKSALAVGGAAVAAYFLWPTAAVGGAIMNAPGAAGYVISRAAFLANPKLYFHLLRTVGAKAAAAAFL; via the coding sequence ATGGTTGGCGTGAGCGAGTTCGTCGGCGGCCTGCTCAACTCCGCCAAGAGCGCGGTGGCGGCCGTGGCCTccaccgtggcggcggcggccaagccGGGCCTCGCCGCGGGGGTCGGCTTCGTGAAGGAGCAGGGCGTGGGGAAGTCGGCGCTGGCCgtcggcggggccgccgtggccgcctaCTTCCTCTGGCCCACGGCGGCAGTCGGCGGCGCCATCATGAAcgcgccgggcgccgccggctACGTCATCTCCCGCGCGGCGTTCCTGGCGAACCCCAAGCTCTACTTCCACCTCCTGCGCACGGTGGGCGCcaaggcggccgccgccgctttcctgtAG